AGACAATAGACGCCAATGTGCGCTCCATCCTCAAATCCCGCCTGCTTTACGACGGCGACGTGACCATAACCGAGAAACAGGACAAAAGCATTGTTACCTATTATAATCTGGAAGCGATCATATTTCTCAGCTTCCGCATCAACACCTATTGCACGAAGCTGTTTCGTGAGTGGGTACTCAACTCCCTGTGCGAGTACAAACGCCTGCAAGAGAAAAAGCCCGAAGTCCTTGTTGTTTTCCATCCCGACAGCAACCGGACTACCATTTCTTATAACTAACGTGCATAGAAACCTGTAAATAGCGAGCCTTACCCGAAAATCCAACGGGCAAGGCCTCTTTTTCTCCCGAAATTTCTATCTTTACGCCAAATAACAATGTCATGATAGAAAACCTCACCATATCCGTATCCTTCAGCGAGGTGGAGGAAGCCCATATCAGCAACTATTTTCGCCTTTCCGAAATGTCCGGCGAGTTTCTGATTATCCAAAGGTCTGACAATACCTTCTACTTCCTTTGCACCAATAACTGTGACATCGTGAGCATCTGCCAATCTTTTGATTGGTATATTGTATCAAAAGACACTTTCAATGACCACCTGATAATCGGCATTGGTTTATCGGATAAAGAAAGTATCAACGGAGAACTCTATCGGGTACAGGATGAAACCACGCTCACCCTTTGGCGTGATATACTCCACTTTACTTTCGAGAGCGATTTCGTGCGCCGGTTCTTCCCATACAATACCCATTTCAAAGGCAAGATGCGTATCGACGGAGCCTTGTGTTTCTATATCCACGATTATTACCCGACCAGATGCAAGGACATATCGGTATCTGACAGAAAGACGAGCAATCTGGTATTTAGATTTAAAGAAGGACGACAAGCAGCCCTTGTCGCCAAGATCTTCTCGCTTTGTATCGCCCGGATGCCGTTCTTTAAGGAGAAAGCCGCCAACGCCGTGCTGATCCCCATACCAGCGGCAACCCGTGAACGGAACATCACCCGCTTCGCCCGTTTTTGCAGCCTTCTCTCACGTCGGCTTAAAGTCGTGGACGGATTTCGTGCCACATGGATAAAAGAAGACCGTGAGCAGATGAAAGGAACTCACGGACAAGACAAGTTATCCAACTTGATCTTTCACCCCGATTATTTTAAAGGCCGGGACGTATTTTTAATAGATGACATTATCTCTTCCGGCGAGAACTTCACGCAAATGAAACGAAAACTGATACAACTCGGTGCAAAATCCGTTACCGGTTTGTTTTTAGGTAAAACAATAAAGTCTGAAAATCAAAAGTAATATGACAATCAAGAAATCCCAAATCGAAAAATGGATAGCCGCCCAAAAGAGACACCGGCTATCGGACACCCATGTACAAATGGCCCGTGAACTTGGACTCAATCCCGATAAACTCGGCAAGATAGACAACCACCGGCAAGAACCGTGGAAAGCCCCCTTACCGGAATTTATAGAAGAGATCTTCTATAAACGTTTCAAAAAGGAACGTCCTGATGTAGTAAAGCCCCTAAAGCAAATCCTTAAAGAACAGGAAATAAAGACTAAAACCAAAAAGAAGGAAAAAGAAATACGGCGTAAAGAGCGTGAACAGGAACAGATTAATAACGGAACAGATGAAGTTCTTACATTTCAATCCCCAACCCCAATAACGGAATAAAAGCCACATTATTATCAGTAGAAAGAACGTTCCCATTCTTCCGGAACCGGAACAATCTTTCATCCATACAAAACCGCAGAAAAGTGTTGTACAAACAAGCGCGATGAATCACACATTGGACAGTACAACACCTTTCTTTTTTCCGGTTTTGAAATAGGAAGGCTTTTATTATATCGCTCTGTTTTTTTACTCTCTGATCTCCTCAAAGGCAGTATCTATCACATCATAGTGATCACCGTCATTAACACTCAATGCAGCCACAAGGCTGTTCAATGTCCGAACTGCGTCCAAACGCTTTTCCACATCACTTTCATCCGGATTGCTCAAGACATCTATCGCACAGGTCAAATGCCCTTTCATCTCTTGCAATGTAGATAGACTCTGAATGGGAAACAGATAGAAAAGCCCATCTTCTGAAGACCGGACTACTCCTTTCAGGGGAGTCGATTGTAAATCCATAACAATAACGTTAGTATATTAAATTGACGTAACGCTGCCAGTCACAAGTCCAAAGCATCGCCAAACGCTCAATACAGAGTGAACCGACAGGTTACGTCAAAGTATATAACCTACCCGGTTCATTTACCTCTGTATTTTTGAAATTGGCGATTTCTGGACTACGGTAAACGAACACATTACACGATGCTATTTGCAGCGCTAACACAAAGGTAGAATTTTTTCGTATTAATCATCGCTTTATGTATAAGGGATTTATAACACAACGATTTTAAGCAAAGTTTAAGGCTAACTTCCTTCGGGGTATTTCTCTCACTGTTTTCAGTAGCCATCACTCCACATTTAAAGCAAAGGAACGAATTAAACTAACTTATTCAAGTGCAAAGGTACTTCGGGTTCTTAACGGAAAAACAAGGTCAAGCCGTTCCGGTTTTGAAAAAAATCTTCCCTGCGCCATAAATGGCACGAGGTATTTTTTCCAAAAACCTTGTTTTTCCTGAACCCTACCTTTTGACGCACATGAAATAAGTCAGCTCAACTCGTCAATGCATAAAAAAAATGTCGTGATTATGAAAACAGCAAGAGAAATACATAACGGAAATAAGAACAGACTCAATCTGCCTCTGCATAAATTGTTTGGCTGGTCGGTTCGGCTCATTCTTTCAGGCTTCTGTTGGAGTCTGTACGGTGGCAGTCTTTTGGCGTGGTTTATCGGTCTGTGGCTCGTAAAAGAACTGATAACGGACGTGATCCGCTTCGCATGGGGTTATCTGGTTTCCATTCTTTCCTTTGCTGTCGTAGTCGGGATTATCATTTGGTTATTAATACTTTAATACACACAGTTATGACAATGGATATTACAAAATCAGTAGCGTTCACCGGACACCGTTCAGAGCGTATCCTCCAAGTCCGTATGCTGTATCTTTATCTGGATATAGTTTCGCAAGTGAAAAGGTTGTATAGTCTGGGCTATCGTTACTTTCTAAGCGGAATGGCGGAAGGCTTCGATTTGCTTGCAGCCCAAGCGGTAACTGCCCTTAAAGCGGAATACACGGACATTCGACTCATTGCCGTTGTGCCGTTCAGCCGGCAGTCAAACAGATACCGGCCGGAGAACAAGTCCTTATACGACCGGATAATGAAAACTGCCGATGAAACGGTCATTCTCCGAGAAGATTACCGCAAAGGCTGCTTCCACCACAGGAACGACTACCTGATTGACAACTCCGAGATTGTTTTA
The nucleotide sequence above comes from Bacteroides intestinalis DSM 17393. Encoded proteins:
- a CDS encoding ribonucleotide-diphosphate reductase subunit beta — its product is MIENLTISVSFSEVEEAHISNYFRLSEMSGEFLIIQRSDNTFYFLCTNNCDIVSICQSFDWYIVSKDTFNDHLIIGIGLSDKESINGELYRVQDETTLTLWRDILHFTFESDFVRRFFPYNTHFKGKMRIDGALCFYIHDYYPTRCKDISVSDRKTSNLVFRFKEGRQAALVAKIFSLCIARMPFFKEKAANAVLIPIPAATRERNITRFARFCSLLSRRLKVVDGFRATWIKEDREQMKGTHGQDKLSNLIFHPDYFKGRDVFLIDDIISSGENFTQMKRKLIQLGAKSVTGLFLGKTIKSENQK
- a CDS encoding SLOG family protein codes for the protein MTMDITKSVAFTGHRSERILQVRMLYLYLDIVSQVKRLYSLGYRYFLSGMAEGFDLLAAQAVTALKAEYTDIRLIAVVPFSRQSNRYRPENKSLYDRIMKTADETVILREDYRKGCFHHRNDYLIDNSEIVLAYWDKQPYGGTYYTVGKARMVNRIIINLYK